A segment of the Elaeis guineensis isolate ETL-2024a chromosome 6, EG11, whole genome shotgun sequence genome:
GATTTAGATACTTGAGCCTAAAGACTAAAGGATTTAATTATTATGTTGTGGGTCTAATACGTATATCAAGACCTTCTCCTATTTGGACATAGACTCATATCCCCTCGACAAGTGGTATCAAAACCAATAATGATCTTGAGCAAACTCTCCAAAATGGTAAAGACAGCATGGGCAGCTCATGCTGAGTGGATGTGGTAAACGGACTCAATGGAGCAAGGCATTGGGTTATGGTGCAAGCTTAAGCATGGTTCTTGGGAGAGAGAACTCTTGCAAGGTATAATGAAACAATATGGCTTTTGGATAGTAGATAACTCTTGGACTGAAGCAGTGATATGCTTACATCAAAGAGAAAATCAGTGACATGCTATGATGAAGCATGGCTCTTGAAAAGTAGATCTTGGACTGGAATTGTGATATGCAGCGCACTGAAAAGAGTGATTGTGTACAGGACCTGATTGGAGAGTGGTTGATTGGACCTGAGAGGGAGTCAAAAATCGGCTCACACATGAAGAGGAAGAATGCAGAATAATTATGGAGAGGTAGAAATAATTGATATAGATGAGTAGGCCCAAATCTAGTGGCTTAAACGTTCCCGTCGAGTTGGCTTTCGACAGGCGTATGATATCATTATATTCTTATTTATAACTACTTTTGATTTCTTGAATTCTTTCTGAACTTTTGGGCTTGCATGTTTCTAAATTTTGAACCTGAATTTACATACTAGCTGAATGAACTTGCGAGTATGAAGTAATAGGTTATGTGAGGAGTTGCAATAGAATCTTCCGGTTAATTATTTACCTTGGGAGCTCACCAGAACTATAAAATTAGAGAGGTCACCTGTCTTATTTCCTTTGCACATCATGCTCTCTATGATATGACTAAACTTGTATAGATTTTTCCAATATATCCATTTGAAATCATTTTCTTCAAAGCGTGCATGGTTGACGCAAACACATAGAGGGACCACTCTTTACTTAAAGAATGATATTACTTGAAGAAATGCTATATAATTTTCTCAAGCAACATCTTCTTATAGGCCACCACTCATGTTCTTTAATGGGATAATTCCTTGCTTTTCTTCCACGATTTTCTCTAGAATACCCACATATTTCTTTCAACACCAATAAACAAAACAAATATAAGTGTATTAAATCAACAAGATGGCCTACAAGAGTGTAAAATATTGATTGAAGATAGTATTCTCTTTCATGCCATCAAAATAAGCTACCTCAGTGATATCCTTCCTTGAAATGCCTGTCTCAAAACAGAGGAACTAATAGCTCTCAAAAGTCTTTCTATCTTCTGGTGCATGTCTTTTTCTCAAACCATCCACATTGATTAGGCATAAAAATTAGGCCTGGGGAACTCAACGGCCCCCCAACACTATTGAATGCCAACAGTCCCAAACACTACCACTCCCACAAGCACAAAAGCCAGGCTTCATCCCTCAAGCTCAATACCAACAGTCCCTCCTTTACCTCCATATGAATCATCCCATACACCAAGCCAACAAGAACAGCCCCTATGGGGGCCTCACTAGAGAAGAGTTCTACCAAAAGCACCAAATCCTCCATCAGGAGGCCCACATGCTCAACAGGCACAGCATGAAGATCTTCACCCAGACTTGGCGTCCAGCCTCGCCATCGGTCAAGCTCAACGGCATCGTCGCGATGGTCCACGGCTACAATTCGGAGAGCAGCTGGATTTTCCAGCTCACCGCCGTCGCCATCGCCAAGCTGGGGTTCCTGGCCTGCGCTCTTGACCTCCCCGGCCATGGTCATTCCCAAGGCCCCAGAGGCCACATTCCGACCATCGGTCCGGTGATCGATGACTGCATCCAATTCTTCGACTCGGTCCGGTCGGCCCACGGCCACCTCCCGGCCTTCTTATACGGTGAGTCTCTTGGAGGAGCCATCGCCATGCTTGTCTATTTCAAACAAAAATCTAAGTGGGACGGGTTGATCCTAAACGGTGCCATGTGTGGCGTGTCAACTAAGTTCAAGCCGCCATGGCCGCTAGAGAAGCTCCTGCCATTCGTGGCGTGCATCACGCCGAATTGGAGGGTGACGGTAACGGAGTCTCTGGTGGATAGGTCATACAAGGAGAATTGGAAGAAAGAGTTGGTGAGGAGGAGCCCAAGAGCTCAGGAGTTCGAGCACCCGCCGGCATCGACGGCGTGGGAGTTTCTGAAGGTTTGTGAGGAGATTGGGAGGAGGTGCAGCGAGTTGGAGCTTCCGCTGCTGGTGCTGCATGGGGAGGAGGACTCGGTGTGTGACTCCGACTCGGCCGAGTTGGTGTACGCGTTGGCGCGAAGTGAGGACAAGACGTTGGAGATTTTGCCGGGAATGTGGCATCAGTTGATTGGAGAGCCGCAGGAGACCGTGGAGTTGGGATTTGGGATCATTTTTTCTTGGCTCAAGGATAGGGCCAAAAGagcttctttggcctattctaaTAATTATTAATGAACCTAAAGATCGTTGTGATGGAAATTATCTTGATGCAATGTTGGTGTTGTATGGGTTAATTATTCAATCATAGTTTGCATGAATGTTATCGCTCAAAAAATGATATGAATTTATTTactattagtatttttttttttttttaacttttgctTATTCTTTAGTTCAAGAAATAACAACCTAGATGTTTAATTCTCCCTCATtgttgtgataaaaaaaaatctccttaTTTGATTGGGTTTCTCATCTGAAGGTGCCATAAAATTGATGATTCATTTGATTGTAGTTTGCATGaatttttattctcaaaaaaattatttgaatttatttaagATTACTAAATTGTTTATTTTCagcttatatatgcttttgttaaAGTAATAATGACCGGAGTATCCTAACACTTTTGTTCATATGATTGGGTTTCTTGTTTGGAGGCGCTCATGATAAAATTGGtgaattatttgataataatttgcACGAGTTTTTGTTCTAAAAAacattatataaatttatgtaatCTTAGTAAATTGTTTGCTTTTTACTTATGTTTTTGTTAAAGAAATAATAACCGAGGTGTTTAACTCTTTTGTTCATTTGAGTGGGtttctaattttattaatgataTGGTTGAGCGGCATGCCTTCATCCCAATAAAAGATGGAGTTCTCCATCTGGGCCCTTTCAGGCATTAAGTGAGGGGGGAAAACATAGAAAAAAGGAAAACAACTCTTAGCTCACATAACTTTCCTAGcagggccggtcctgatattttttaggcctggggccaaataaaaaaaaaaatattaaaaattgatatattttaaatattaattattcatagcagattgaaagaggaggattggagagatttacttgactttttgatggattttgatctgatttttgacgtCCAAAATAAAGAAGAATCACCGATGGACAGCAGAATAGGATGAAAAGATCGGAGACGGAGGAGGAGGTGGGGGAGAGGAGCTACAGATTGTGAGAGGGAGAAGACGTTTGATTTATCCAAAAAAGCCGTTGGGGTGCTGGGACTCGGGAGAGGAAGAAGGCGTTTGATTTacccagattaaaaaaaaaaaggcctggggcggtcgcccgcTTTGACCCGCCCCAGGGCCGGCCGTGTTTCCTAGGACcaagaaagaatgaaagaaagTCATAGTAATCTCACCTTTGGTAGTGATCATCTTTCTTTAGCTAGCAACAACAAAATCGGTGAGCATGGTAAGTCCGGTGTTGCCAGAGTTTCTTCATTGCCACAAAATAGGACTCTACCTACCAATTATTGCCGGCATTGCTTCATAGGATGATATATTTTGTCCTCAGTTGCTGAGACCAATATGCTATAATACCATATtcacaagctccttctcaaaaagTTGTTTTATTttgttaccaaaaaaatatatttatttataatttatagttGATATGAAAAAAACATATGATAGAATTTATTGAAAGATCATGAATTACATTATAAGTTCGTCAAGTACCCAATTAAATGGGCTGGCTTGTTCCGGTATCAGCATTACACTCACCTCTTGAGGAATTTCTAAACTTATGATGTCTTGCACTTGATTTGTTGGTGGTATTGTATCCaggatttattgatgatatcaccCAGATTGTAGTGTTTCAATGTGGTTAGAGGAGTGCTCACTTGATTTATTGATAATTTGATAATGTTGGTGACACACTCCGAATCCAGCATCTGGATCGGACACGTGATGGCCGTATACTCTTTAGAACAAGATCCTAAAGAATATGTCAGGTCTATCTTTTTCTCAGTCATCAATCTAACTTAGGCAATGGTAAAAGCAAATCCaacaatttttattcaaataaaatatagttctttaatatctcattataattaagatcaaaatatttattcaaaaataaactaaGCGAAATCTTCTAAGATCCTATGCTCCTCACTGCTTGGTCCCAAGCTCAATAGAATTTTCTGGATctaaaaaaacagaaaaaaggaAGTGAGCTTTATGGGCTCAATAAGTTACCAATATCTCTGAGAAATCaagcataattaaaaaaaaaaatttcaaacatactAACAGATACAAATaccaatataatttaaattttcaaacTATGCCATGTGTAACAGCAAGATTTAAAAATCTCTCTCAGTCTTCGTTGATTAAGGTCAGTCCCATGATAAAGTTCAGAAG
Coding sequences within it:
- the LOC105046714 gene encoding caffeoylshikimate esterase; the encoded protein is MLNRHSMKIFTQTWRPASPSVKLNGIVAMVHGYNSESSWIFQLTAVAIAKLGFLACALDLPGHGHSQGPRGHIPTIGPVIDDCIQFFDSVRSAHGHLPAFLYGESLGGAIAMLVYFKQKSKWDGLILNGAMCGVSTKFKPPWPLEKLLPFVACITPNWRVTVTESLVDRSYKENWKKELVRRSPRAQEFEHPPASTAWEFLKVCEEIGRRCSELELPLLVLHGEEDSVCDSDSAELVYALARSEDKTLEILPGMWHQLIGEPQETVELGFGIIFSWLKDRAKRASLAYSNNY